The [Limnothrix rosea] IAM M-220 genome contains the following window.
AGGCGATCGCCTTATCGTGATGATGATGGCTTAATCGACGTGACCAATATCTATGGCTAAGTTCTGGCGACGGTTTTTTCTGGCATTCTGCGCCTGCGTGCTCTGTTGGCAAATGGCGGCGATCGCCCAACCAATTGTTGAACCATTAATCACCTCAGAAACAGTTAAAGCCGAAACATTGCAAGGCGCTCCTGTTGTCCTCGGCGACAGCGAATTATTTCGGATTGAAGCACGCATTGCCTCCTTTGACCCCGAATTTCGCGCAAAAGTCATTTCAGAACGGCTGTTAGAGTTTGCCAAAAATGAAGAACTAAATGTTGATTACTTGCAAGTTATTGATAACGAAGAAACGAAAACATCTGACGTTTTAGTTGGGACAACCTTGCTGGCAACCCTAGCCGATGTTGATGCCGTTGCTGCTGGCACACCACGATATGAATTGGCGAAAGAATATCAAAATATTATTCGAGATGAAATCCTCAAATATCGAGCCGCTTTTAGTCTACAAAATATTTTTTTAGGTATTGCCTATACGATTATTTCTAGCATTATCCTACTGCTTTGTTTTTTAGCGATAAATTCATCGTTACCCCGTGTACATCGGTATTTAAGACATTGTCAACATACTTGGATTCCCGCCTTTAAAATCTTTGGTATTGAGCTTTTATCTTCTAAGCGGGTTGTTGATTTAATTCTTGAGTTAATTAAGATTTCACGGTTAACAATATGGCTCACTCTCATTTATATTTACGGCAACTTAGTACTGAGTTTTTTCCCTTGGACACAGGGATTTGCCCGGCGTTTATTTGGTTATGCTAGCAGTGCTGTTTTTACCTTTTTTAGGGCTGGCGTTAATTATTTGCCAAACCTCTTTTTTATTGCTGTCATTATTTTTGTAACATCATATACTCTAAAAATTTGTCGGTTCTTTTTTAGGGAAATTGAAAAAGGAAAAATCACGATTCAAGGCTTTTATCCAGAGTGGGCAATTCCAACCTATAAGCTCGTGCAATTTCTCGTTTTAGCCTTTGCCGCAATTGTGGCATTCCCCTATCTCCCCGGCGCTGAAACGCCTGCTTTTCAAGGGATTTCGATTTTCTTGGGTTTACTTTTATCTTTGGGTTCCACCGCTGCTGTGGCGAATGTCGTCGCCGGAACCATCATGACTTACACTCGCGCTTTTCGCATCGGCGATCGCATCCAAATTGGTGACACGAAAGGTGATGTTTTAGCAAAAACATTACTAGTTACTAGAATTCGTACCTTAAAAAATGAGGTAATTACAATCCCAAACTCAGCAGTTTTAAGTAGTCATATTGTGAACTATAGCGAAGGGATAAATGACCCGGAAACACCTCCCTTAATTCTGCATACAACGATCACCCTTGGTTATGATGTGCCCTGGCGCAAAGTCCATGAGGTTCTCTTAGACGCAGTGGCAGTAACGCAAAATACTTTGTTAACGCCAAAACCGTTTATTTTGCAGACAAGTTTAGATGATTTTTATGTGAGCTATGAGATTAATGCCTACACTGATAAACCAAAGTTAATGCCCGAAACCTATTCAAATTTACATAAAAATATTCAAGACAAGTGTAATGGGGCTGATATTGAAATTTTATCTCCCCATTACCGTGCTGCCCGTGATGGCAATCAAAGTACAATTCCTGCTCAGTATTTACCGGAAGATTATGAGCCACCAAATTTTCGAGTCACTAATTTTCCACCACAAAAAAATGAGTAGGTTCTTATTATTTTGATGGCGTTTTTTCTTGGGTTTTTAGCCAAGTTTGTATGGCGGCGATCGCCTCTTCTTTGTCTTCTAATTCTTGATAGTTTGAATGTTTAATTAGCCGAGCATAGGCTTGGGATTGGGCGAGCTGACTGGGTGAGTCGTCCGGTGTAGAGAGAATTAATGTGGGGGCGGTTAATTGAGCCAGTTGATAGTTTAAATATTCAGATTTTAATCTTGCGCCACTACGAAATAAAAGCTTGCAAGTGCCGGGCGATCGCCGCAGGGTTTTGCGATGCTCAAAGGCATTTTTTATTTTCTTCTTTAAGCCTAAAAGCGGTGCAATGGGCGATATCAGTTTCAGGAACCACGGCACAAGCGGTAATGGCGAAACCAAACATTTTTCCCAGAAATAGCTCGGATTTTTGTCTGTTTCTACACCGAGGGGCGATCGCAAAATTAGTCCTTTAATTTGCTCTGGATGATTGAGGGCGTAACGTGCTGCAACCCATGCACCAAGACCATCACCGACGAGGTAAAACTGTTTGAGGCGAATATTTTCAAACAACTCTGCAAGAACTTCACTTTCCCACTGGATGGAATAGGGCGCTGGTGGGCGTTCCGAATCGCCAAATCCTAGCAAATCTGGCGCAAAACAGTGGAATTTTTGCCCTAAAACTTCAAAATGCTCTGACCATTGGGAGCTTTCGCGGCATGCCCCATGGATAAAGATGACGGCTTCCCCTTGACCTGTTTCTCGCCAAAAAATTTGTCCTTGGCTTAGTTTTAAGCGAGAATTGCGAACGACGCAGACCATAGAGGTTTCAGGGGAAGTAAAAGAAAAAAGTTAGGCAACAACGGTTTTTCCGTCAAGATAATCGCGCAAGATTTGGGCGTGATCGTGGCTGAGATTATTTTGGGGGATGGCAGACGGCTCAAAGGGTTTGACCTCTAAAATTTCGTCGAAATCCTGAATTTTTGTGCTAGTAGGGGCTACCGCAACGGCGATCGCCACACTCACAGCATGGAAGCGGGGATCTCGCCCCAAACTAGAATACACTCCCACGAGACGCGAAACGTTTGTCAGCTCAAATCCCGTTTCTTCGAGTAGCTCCCGGCGAGAACAGCGAGTTAAATCTTCTCCCCAATCGAGCATGCCACCCGGTAAACTCCATTGCCCAGTATCGCGGCGACGGGCGAGGAGAATCTGACCATCTGGTAAAACGGGGATCATCGTTGTGCCCACAAGGGGGCGACGTAAAATAAGTTTGAGGCCTGCTGCAATAAAGCGCCAAATATTCATTGATTTTTCTGCCAATCGCTACAGCTAAAGGGGTTATGGGTAAAAGTTTATACTTCGTTGCGCTACTTCTGCCGCCTGATATCGCGGCGATCGCCACCCAGTGGAAACAATATTGCGCGGATCATTTTGACACGAAAAAAGCCTTTAATTCTCCGCCCCATATCACTTTGCAACCACCCTTCAAGGTTCATGATCGCGACCGTGACCTACTCATGGGTGTCCTAACCAAATTCGCGACGGATTCTCCAAATATTCCGGTCAAGTTAGACGGTTTTAACTGTTTTAAACCGAGGGTAATTTATATTGATGTGTTAAAGACGAATGAATTATTGATGATTCAAGAGCGATTAAAAAGAGAATTTATTGAGAGATTAGAGATTAGAGATGAACGGTATGGCGATCGCCCTTTTTGTCCCCATGCAACCATTGCATTTAAGGATTTGAGTAAAGCTAATTTTTACCGCGCTTGGCAAGAATTTCAAAATAAGCCTTTGCACCACGAATTTGTTGTCCCCGAACTCACTTTACTCAAACATAATGGTCGAGTGTGGGAAGTCGATACAACTTTTTTATTCGAAAATAGCTGACATATCGGAGTTATAGTCTTTGTAATTAAGCCTGAGACGTTCGATCCCCCTAAAGTCCTCTGATCAAGGGAAACTTGAGGCTATCCATTATTTCATAGTCAACTGAAATGACTATACGTCTTTGTATTGTCAGGACTTCCAATCAACAATCACTTGGTAATTGGCTAAATCATCTGCACCCAGAAGCGTCATTTTTTTCAATTTAAATTTGACAAACCCTTTGAGAATCTGCCCATCAGCCCGACGCGCAGTGATCTGGAAAGTCGGCGCAGATCGACTCTGTACCCTCCAGCGATTGCGTTTATTCTTGTAGATAACTTTGTATTGGGCTTTGATGAGTTGCAGCGATGTTCGTTGTGCCCAAGTTTTTACCAAGGGCAGATAAAAAGCTCGGTTGATAATGCCCACAAGGTAGACGCAGAATGCCAGCATCACAATCGTTGCCACAATAATAAGTACAGCCTTTAAAAAAACTAGCATTGCTCGGATTGGGGATGGATTGATTGGTTAATAAGATCGATGGGCGATCGCCTTTTTCTTCGTCTTTGAATCCTAATCCTTTAAAACGTAACCAACACCGCGCACAGTATGAATCAAACGAGACTCGTCTTCTGCCTCTAGTTTCAGCCGTAAATAACGCACATAGACTTCAATGACATTGGAGTCACCCATCGTTTCGTCATAACCCCAAACCCGCTCTAAAATTTGATTCCGCGTTAAAACCTGCTTGGCATGGGACAACAAATATTCCAGCAAATCGTATTCTTTTACGGTTAGCTCAATCAGGCGATCGCCCCGGTAGATTTCGCGAGTCGTGCGATTAAGCCTGAGATCATCAAACCGTAAAACTTCCTTTTCGTCCGATTGATTACGACGCAAATGGGCGCGCACCCGTGCCAACAGCTCCTCAATACTAAAAGGCTTCACCACATAATCATCCGCCCCAGCATCCAGACCCTGCACCCGATCCTGAATTTCATCCTTCGCCGTCAACATAATTACGGGTAACTCTGCCCCCGTTGCCCGCAACCGCCGACAAACCTCAACCCCCGTCATACCCGGCAACATCCAGTCGAGCAAAATCAAATCTGGTATATTTTCCCGCGCCGCCATTAACCCACTCAGACCATCCTTGGCAACAGTAACGCCATAGCCTTCACTACTAAGTTCGAGTTCGAGAAAACGCGCCAAATTATCGTCGTCTTCAATGAGGAGGAGTTTGTGATCGGTCATAATTTCTTCGTCTTGAGGGGAAGCGTCACGGTGAACGTACTGCCTTGGCTCGGTTGGGAGCTTACCGTAATGTTACCGCCCATTTGGGTGAGGAGAGTTTTAACAATTGCTAACCCCAAACCAGACCCACCAGAGCGGGTACGGGCTTCGTCAGCGCGGTAGAATCGATCAAAAACTCTGGCTTGATCTACCAAGGGAATACCATCACCTTGATCACGGATATCAACTTCGACGTAACGGGATAATTGCCGTAGCTCAACGGTAACAACGGTGTGGGCTGGCGAATATTTCAGGGCGTTATCAATGAGGTTAATAAAAACCTGTTTGAGACGGTTGCGATCGCCGCAAATTTCCACCAGCTTTTGCATCCCGATCAGTTTAATCTCACGCTTAGAGATATTCATGGACATCGCGACAATCTCTTCAAGGAGATCATTAAGAATAAATTGCGAAATATTAAGGTGCAGAAAACCACTTTCCGCCCGCGCCAAATCTAATAAATCCTGCAAAAGTTGGGTCGTCCGTTCCGCTTCCGATGCCGCCACCGTTAAAGCTTCCCGTTGAGGTTCCGTAAGATTATCGCCCCGCCGCAACAAACTCTGGATATAACCCTGCACAATCGTTAAAGGCGTACGCAGCTCGTGAGAAACATTACCCACCAATTGTCGTTGTTGCTCCCAAGTCTCCGATAGGCGCGCCAACATTAAATTACAAGCCTGAGCCAACTCCTCAACTTCTAAAGGAGCCGTTTGTAAGGTTAATTGAGCTTGATCAAGATTTTGAGGGGAGATTTCCCCCGCTAATTTGCTCATGTCCCGCAACGGTTGCAGCGATCGCCGAATATAGAAACTAATCCCAAAAATAGCAACAACAAGAGCAATAGCACTAATCATCAGCAGATTACGCACCAGCATCACAAACATCGTTTGATCTTCAGTGATATCTTGGGCAATAATCACCATCCCCAGATTTTCCCCTTGCACAACTAGAGGCGTACTACAAAACACAAAATAGCGCCCCTGAAGCATCTGCACCTTTGGAAACAGAACATACTTCGGAATCTCGCCTAAAACCTGATTGACATCAATATCCGGGTAATTTTCTGGCGAAACACTCGCCACAACTTGGTCGTTATTATCTGTCACCCGCAGCAGCACATTCCCCATCGACAGAAAATCAGTGGCCGGCTGTAAGCCACTACGCAAATCCTCAGATTCTCGAAATCGCGCCACATCCTCTGGAAAGCGACCCGCAATGTATTCAATATTTTGCTTGTGGGTCATGATTAGGATCTGTTCCATACGCCAACTGAGCCAAAATACAGAACCCCCCAAACCCAACGCCGTAAAGCCGATGATCCCAGCGGTCAATCTGCCCCGTAGAGAACGTAATTGTACTTTTTCTACAAAAGGCTTTAATAAATTTGACCAACGTCGATACATGACGAGTACGGGGGGTGAGGGGGGACTAAGCTGAATTTAAGCTTAGATGACCGGGCTTATTCTGCCGTTTCTTCACCTTCAGCGTTTTCTTCGCCTTCAGCGGGCATTTCTTCTTCGGTCATCTCTTCGGTCTCTTCGCCTTCAGCGGGCATTTCTTCCTCAGATGCTTCAGGGGCGGTCTCTTCAGTAGGAGTTTCTTCTACAGGCTCCTCAGGAGCACCACAAGCGCCGAGAAAACCAAGGGACAGAACGGAAGCGAGTGTTAGAAGTACAAAACGTTTCATAGAAACCATTGCTTTATCCTCAAGTTGTTTAGGAGTGTGTTGAAACAGCTTGATTATAAAGATTTGAACAGGGCAATTTACCATCGTCAGACTTTTAATGCAAAAGGTTTGAACGATGGAGGAGTAGTTGATTAACATTGTTAATCTATTCTTTACCGTATTCTTTACTGAAAGTATTAGTTGCGAGATTAGTTGTGAGTCTAAAACTTATGTTCAGTAGCTATCCAAAGGAGTAATAGCGGCTTCGGACAGGGAAGAAGGGCATTTGTCGCTGCCGCTGTACATTATCTACCTAGAGATTAACGAAAGTAAGTGGTTATTGCCCAGCACAGGGGTTTTCTTTTGCGGCGCAGGGATTTGCTTTGCCGGCGCAAGGATCTTCTTTTGCTGCACAAGGGTTGGCTTTGCCTGCACAAGGATCTTCTTTTGCTGCACAGGGATTTGCTTTGCCGGCGCAGGGGTCTGTTTTTCCAGCGCAGGGGTCTACGGTTTCGGTTTTGCTAGCGCAGGGGTTTTCTTTCGCGGCACAGGGATTAGCGCAAGCGCCTACTAAACCTAGTCCCATAACGGAGGCGATCGCCATCATCGAGAAATACTTAACCTTCATTTATACAAACTCCAAATTTTTCATAACGAATACAATTAATATTAAAAAACCTAGACTTGGGTATTCAGTGAAAGCTATCTGAGAAAACCCTGAAAGTTCGAGCATTT
Protein-coding sequences here:
- a CDS encoding mechanosensitive ion channel family protein, coding for MAKFWRRFFLAFCACVLCWQMAAIAQPIVEPLITSETVKAETLQGAPVVLGDSELFRIEARIASFDPEFRAKVISERLLEFAKNEELNVDYLQVIDNEETKTSDVLVGTTLLATLADVDAVAAGTPRYELAKEYQNIIRDEILKYRAAFSLQNIFLGIAYTIISSIILLLCFLAINSSLPRVHRYLRHCQHTWIPAFKIFGIELLSSKRVVDLILELIKISRLTIWLTLIYIYGNLVLSFFPWTQGFARRLFGYASSAVFTFFRAGVNYLPNLFFIAVIIFVTSYTLKICRFFFREIEKGKITIQGFYPEWAIPTYKLVQFLVLAFAAIVAFPYLPGAETPAFQGISIFLGLLLSLGSTAAVANVVAGTIMTYTRAFRIGDRIQIGDTKGDVLAKTLLVTRIRTLKNEVITIPNSAVLSSHIVNYSEGINDPETPPLILHTTITLGYDVPWRKVHEVLLDAVAVTQNTLLTPKPFILQTSLDDFYVSYEINAYTDKPKLMPETYSNLHKNIQDKCNGADIEILSPHYRAARDGNQSTIPAQYLPEDYEPPNFRVTNFPPQKNE
- a CDS encoding alpha/beta fold hydrolase; this translates as MVCVVRNSRLKLSQGQIFWRETGQGEAVIFIHGACRESSQWSEHFEVLGQKFHCFAPDLLGFGDSERPPAPYSIQWESEVLAELFENIRLKQFYLVGDGLGAWVAARYALNHPEQIKGLILRSPLGVETDKNPSYFWEKCLVSPLPLVPWFLKLISPIAPLLGLKKKIKNAFEHRKTLRRSPGTCKLLFRSGARLKSEYLNYQLAQLTAPTLILSTPDDSPSQLAQSQAYARLIKHSNYQELEDKEEAIAAIQTWLKTQEKTPSK
- a CDS encoding NUDIX hydrolase; the encoded protein is MNIWRFIAAGLKLILRRPLVGTTMIPVLPDGQILLARRRDTGQWSLPGGMLDWGEDLTRCSRRELLEETGFELTNVSRLVGVYSSLGRDPRFHAVSVAIAVAVAPTSTKIQDFDEILEVKPFEPSAIPQNNLSHDHAQILRDYLDGKTVVA
- a CDS encoding 2'-5' RNA ligase family protein, with translation MGKSLYFVALLLPPDIAAIATQWKQYCADHFDTKKAFNSPPHITLQPPFKVHDRDRDLLMGVLTKFATDSPNIPVKLDGFNCFKPRVIYIDVLKTNELLMIQERLKREFIERLEIRDERYGDRPFCPHATIAFKDLSKANFYRAWQEFQNKPLHHEFVVPELTLLKHNGRVWEVDTTFLFENS
- a CDS encoding response regulator transcription factor, with translation MTDHKLLLIEDDDNLARFLELELSSEGYGVTVAKDGLSGLMAARENIPDLILLDWMLPGMTGVEVCRRLRATGAELPVIMLTAKDEIQDRVQGLDAGADDYVVKPFSIEELLARVRAHLRRNQSDEKEVLRFDDLRLNRTTREIYRGDRLIELTVKEYDLLEYLLSHAKQVLTRNQILERVWGYDETMGDSNVIEVYVRYLRLKLEAEDESRLIHTVRGVGYVLKD
- a CDS encoding sensor histidine kinase, whose amino-acid sequence is MYRRWSNLLKPFVEKVQLRSLRGRLTAGIIGFTALGLGGSVFWLSWRMEQILIMTHKQNIEYIAGRFPEDVARFRESEDLRSGLQPATDFLSMGNVLLRVTDNNDQVVASVSPENYPDIDVNQVLGEIPKYVLFPKVQMLQGRYFVFCSTPLVVQGENLGMVIIAQDITEDQTMFVMLVRNLLMISAIALVVAIFGISFYIRRSLQPLRDMSKLAGEISPQNLDQAQLTLQTAPLEVEELAQACNLMLARLSETWEQQRQLVGNVSHELRTPLTIVQGYIQSLLRRGDNLTEPQREALTVAASEAERTTQLLQDLLDLARAESGFLHLNISQFILNDLLEEIVAMSMNISKREIKLIGMQKLVEICGDRNRLKQVFINLIDNALKYSPAHTVVTVELRQLSRYVEVDIRDQGDGIPLVDQARVFDRFYRADEARTRSGGSGLGLAIVKTLLTQMGGNITVSSQPSQGSTFTVTLPLKTKKL